The following are encoded together in the Pararhizobium qamdonense genome:
- a CDS encoding carbohydrate ABC transporter permease, giving the protein MKLSRLSAPVLLLFPAFLVLAAVVVVPLALSFYSSFTPFRLTKPESLYVFIGLRNYITVISSWDFWVAFGRTVLFLTIALNAEMLLGLGLALLVSKAVRGQRLLRTLMMFPMMFSPVLVGFQFKFLFNDNIGLINNALQSLGLTDQAIPWLIDGNLALFSITVAEVWSSTSVFAILILAGLLAMPRDPIEAAHVDGCTPLQTFRYVTWPYLMPFAFIAMTIRSLDVARAYDIVKIMTDGGPAKRTELLWTLVGRTAYGDARMGLANAMAYFAIVLSILFTVYFFRKLAAARQQIGAEW; this is encoded by the coding sequence ATGAAACTATCCAGATTATCGGCCCCGGTGCTGCTGCTGTTTCCGGCATTCCTGGTTCTGGCGGCCGTCGTCGTCGTGCCGCTCGCCCTATCCTTCTATTCGAGCTTCACGCCGTTCCGCCTCACAAAGCCGGAATCGCTCTATGTCTTCATCGGGCTGCGCAACTATATCACCGTCATTTCGAGCTGGGATTTCTGGGTCGCGTTCGGACGCACCGTCCTGTTCCTGACGATCGCGCTGAATGCCGAAATGCTGCTCGGCCTTGGTCTTGCGCTCTTGGTCTCCAAGGCCGTGCGCGGTCAGCGGCTGCTGCGCACGCTGATGATGTTTCCGATGATGTTTTCGCCGGTTCTCGTCGGTTTTCAGTTCAAGTTCCTGTTCAACGACAATATCGGCCTGATCAACAACGCCCTGCAATCGCTGGGGCTGACCGACCAGGCCATCCCATGGCTGATCGACGGCAACCTGGCGCTGTTTTCGATCACCGTTGCCGAAGTCTGGTCATCGACCTCGGTGTTCGCGATCCTCATTCTGGCCGGTCTTCTCGCCATGCCGCGCGATCCGATCGAGGCCGCCCATGTCGATGGCTGCACCCCGCTGCAAACCTTCCGCTATGTCACTTGGCCCTATCTGATGCCGTTTGCCTTCATCGCCATGACCATCCGTTCGCTGGATGTGGCGAGAGCCTATGACATCGTCAAGATCATGACCGATGGCGGCCCGGCCAAGCGCACCGAGCTTTTGTGGACGCTGGTCGGACGCACCGCCTATGGCGATGCCCGTATGGGGCTGGCCAATGCCATGGCCTATTTCGCCATCGTCCTGTCGATCCTTTTCACCGTCTATTTCTTCCGCAAGCTCGCAGCCGCGCGCCAGCAGATCGGAGCTGAGTGGTAA
- a CDS encoding type 2 periplasmic-binding domain-containing protein — translation MNKLLSGVSAGVMVFACSVAAQAADLPGKFDGVTIDAKLIGGQQYEKLYERIGEWEKATGAKVNILSKKNHFELDKEIKSDIATGGLSWCVGSNHSSFAPQYPDIYTDLTPLIPAEELAKFVPALIAASTLDGKLVMLPRAQFDVSALYYQKSLYQDEAKKTAFKAKYGYDLTPPDTWAQVTDQAEFFSSPPTFYGTQFAGKEEAINGRFYEMLVAEGGEYLGKDGRPAFNSDAGVRALDWFVNLYKNKAVPAGTTNYLWDDLGQGFASGSIALNLDWPGWASFFNDPKSSKVAGNVGVKVQPAGSSGKRTGWSGHHGFSVTESCANKEAAASLVWWLTNEDSQKLESATGPLPTRSAVWDFNIKAAEGDAYKTEVLQAFQEAAKNAFPVPQTAEWIEISNSVYPELQAAILGDKTSKQALDAAAEKATAILQDAGKL, via the coding sequence ATGAACAAGCTGCTTTCCGGCGTATCCGCCGGGGTAATGGTGTTTGCCTGCTCGGTCGCGGCACAAGCTGCTGACCTGCCCGGCAAATTCGATGGCGTCACGATCGACGCAAAGCTCATCGGTGGCCAGCAATATGAAAAGCTCTACGAGCGCATCGGCGAGTGGGAAAAGGCGACGGGCGCCAAGGTCAACATTCTCTCGAAGAAGAACCATTTCGAGCTCGACAAGGAAATCAAATCGGATATCGCCACCGGTGGCCTCAGCTGGTGCGTCGGCTCGAACCATTCGTCGTTCGCGCCGCAATATCCGGATATCTATACCGACCTGACGCCGCTGATCCCGGCCGAGGAACTTGCCAAATTCGTCCCGGCGCTGATTGCCGCCTCGACGCTTGACGGCAAGCTGGTCATGCTGCCGCGCGCCCAGTTCGACGTGTCAGCACTCTATTATCAAAAGAGCCTCTATCAGGACGAAGCCAAGAAGACGGCGTTTAAGGCGAAGTACGGCTACGACCTGACACCGCCGGACACATGGGCACAGGTCACCGACCAGGCCGAGTTCTTCTCCTCGCCGCCGACTTTCTACGGCACGCAGTTTGCCGGCAAGGAAGAGGCAATCAATGGCCGCTTCTATGAGATGCTGGTTGCCGAAGGCGGCGAATATCTCGGCAAGGACGGCCGCCCGGCCTTCAATTCGGACGCCGGCGTGCGCGCGCTCGACTGGTTCGTCAATCTTTACAAGAACAAGGCCGTTCCGGCCGGGACCACCAACTATCTCTGGGACGATCTGGGCCAGGGCTTTGCCTCCGGCTCGATCGCGCTCAATCTCGACTGGCCTGGCTGGGCAAGCTTCTTCAACGACCCGAAGTCCTCCAAGGTCGCGGGCAATGTCGGCGTGAAGGTGCAGCCGGCCGGCTCGTCCGGCAAGCGCACCGGCTGGTCCGGTCACCATGGCTTCTCGGTCACGGAATCCTGCGCCAACAAGGAAGCCGCCGCATCGCTGGTCTGGTGGCTGACCAACGAAGACAGCCAGAAGCTGGAATCGGCGACCGGTCCGCTGCCGACACGCAGCGCCGTCTGGGATTTCAACATCAAGGCCGCCGAGGGCGACGCCTATAAGACCGAAGTGCTGCAGGCTTTCCAGGAAGCGGCAAAGAATGCCTTCCCGGTTCCGCAGACAGCCGAATGGATCGAGATTTCCAACTCGGTGTATCCCGAGCTGCAGGCTGCGATCCTTGGCGACAAGACCTCCAAGCAGGCGCTTGATGCGGCCGCCGAAAAGGCCACGGCCATCCTGCAGGATGCCGGCAAGCTTTGA
- a CDS encoding IclR family transcriptional regulator: MDADESDRYRAPALDKGLDILELLAGVDGGLTQAEISKKLERSPNEFYRMLDRLVRRGYVTRIDGDRYSLTLKLFGLAQLHAPVRRLASYATPLMRDLAQRSRQANHLAVFDRGFAVVIAQQEAPDYWGISIRVGSHISLFDTGSGHVLLAFRSEEERKMMISEHVKSQSEPPLSDDFFERLDRIRERGYEMMASAQTAGVYNLSAPILGPDGRGIAALTCPYIALVNAPSAPDITESIALLQKTAAQLSLLAGSDVNHSE; encoded by the coding sequence ATGGACGCTGATGAATCCGACCGTTACCGCGCGCCAGCGCTCGACAAGGGGCTTGATATTCTCGAGCTTTTGGCTGGCGTCGATGGCGGACTGACCCAGGCCGAGATTTCCAAGAAGCTGGAGCGCAGCCCGAACGAATTCTACCGGATGCTCGACCGGCTGGTGCGGCGCGGCTATGTCACGCGGATCGACGGCGATCGCTACTCCCTGACGCTGAAGCTGTTCGGCTTGGCGCAGCTGCACGCACCTGTCCGGCGGCTGGCATCCTACGCAACGCCGCTGATGCGAGACCTTGCGCAGCGTAGCCGCCAGGCCAATCATCTGGCGGTGTTCGACCGTGGCTTTGCCGTCGTCATCGCGCAACAGGAAGCCCCGGATTACTGGGGTATCTCGATCCGCGTCGGCTCGCATATCAGTCTTTTCGACACCGGATCAGGCCATGTCCTGCTGGCCTTCCGCAGCGAGGAAGAGCGGAAGATGATGATCTCCGAGCATGTCAAGAGCCAGTCTGAACCGCCGCTGTCGGACGATTTTTTCGAGCGGCTCGACCGGATTCGTGAGCGCGGTTATGAAATGATGGCCAGCGCCCAGACCGCCGGGGTCTACAACCTGTCTGCCCCGATCCTTGGACCCGACGGACGCGGTATTGCGGCATTGACCTGCCCCTATATCGCCCTGGTCAACGCGCCGTCTGCGCCTGATATAACCGAAAGCATCGCGCTGTTGCAAAAGACTGCCGCCCAGCTGTCGCTGCTTGCCGGATCGGATGTGAACCATTCGGAATGA
- a CDS encoding amidohydrolase family protein — protein sequence MIIDTHLHLIDRAALAYPWLSGVPALDRDFLYETYATEAKRCGIAAALHMEVDVDPTEIEAEIDYIQGLSKQPGNLITGAIAACRPEEAGFAAYLERQRANPFVKGFRRVLHVVPDDVSEGALFRENIKRLGETGLSFDLCVLPHQIPNAIALADLAPDVQFILDHCGVPAIASGAVQPWRDNMSEIAKRPNVTAKISGVVAYAEAESWSVETLRPYVEHTIAQFGWGRVVWGSDWPVCTLGGGLSTWMAATHALLAGCSQTERDQLLSGNAKRIWRL from the coding sequence ATGATCATCGACACCCATCTGCATCTGATCGACAGGGCAGCACTTGCCTATCCGTGGCTGTCGGGGGTTCCGGCGCTGGATCGTGACTTTCTCTACGAAACCTATGCGACCGAGGCGAAACGCTGCGGTATCGCGGCCGCACTTCATATGGAAGTCGATGTCGATCCCACTGAGATCGAAGCCGAGATCGATTATATCCAAGGCCTTTCGAAACAGCCCGGAAACCTGATCACCGGCGCCATCGCCGCCTGCCGTCCGGAAGAGGCCGGTTTTGCCGCCTATCTTGAACGTCAGCGCGCCAACCCGTTCGTCAAGGGCTTTCGCCGCGTGCTGCACGTCGTGCCCGATGATGTGTCGGAAGGCGCACTGTTTCGCGAGAATATCAAGCGCCTTGGCGAAACCGGCCTGTCCTTCGACCTCTGCGTCCTGCCGCATCAGATTCCGAATGCGATTGCGTTGGCCGATCTCGCACCGGACGTTCAGTTCATCCTCGACCATTGCGGCGTCCCGGCCATCGCGTCCGGCGCGGTCCAGCCGTGGCGGGACAATATGAGCGAGATCGCCAAACGCCCGAATGTGACCGCCAAGATTTCCGGCGTCGTCGCCTATGCGGAGGCGGAAAGCTGGTCCGTCGAAACCCTGCGTCCCTATGTCGAGCACACGATCGCACAGTTCGGCTGGGGGCGTGTTGTCTGGGGCAGCGACTGGCCGGTCTGCACGCTGGGTGGCGGCCTGTCGACCTGGATGGCTGCAACGCATGCGCTTTTGGCCGGGTGTTCGCAAACGGAGCGCGATCAGCTTCTGTCGGGCAATGCCAAGAGGATTTGGCGTCTATAA
- a CDS encoding extracellular solute-binding protein has product MTITLKGMTWNHPRGYDPMVACSSRWLEDTGVQVEWEKRSLQDFETFPVEELARQFDLIVIDHPHVGQITHEKCLLPLDVTGREIERSALAAASVGQSYPSYTWQGRQWAFPIDAATQVQAWRHDLTDTPPKSWAEVLELARAGKILIPLRPPHSLMSFYTLCGNIGRPCAVEGPGDLVNVETGVQVFEMLREIAALMDPACFEMDPIAVLEQMAAPETTAVAAPLIYGYVSYSVKDFRPSLIRFGDIPPAGKSGPVGSALGGTGIAVSAFSKNPDAAIDFAYWIASGDVQKAGYAAAGGQPGHAQAWEDAAVNHATADFYRGTRATLDAAWVRPRHNGYMGFQQAASDRLNAGLLQRQSARAVVGDINRLFAESF; this is encoded by the coding sequence ATGACCATCACACTCAAAGGCATGACCTGGAACCATCCGCGCGGCTACGATCCCATGGTCGCCTGTTCCAGCCGCTGGCTTGAGGACACGGGTGTGCAGGTCGAATGGGAAAAGCGGTCGCTGCAGGATTTCGAGACATTCCCCGTCGAAGAGCTGGCGCGGCAGTTCGATCTCATCGTCATCGATCATCCGCATGTCGGGCAGATCACCCATGAGAAATGCCTCTTGCCATTGGACGTAACCGGGCGCGAGATCGAGCGAAGTGCTCTGGCGGCAGCCAGTGTTGGGCAATCCTATCCGAGCTACACCTGGCAGGGCCGCCAATGGGCCTTTCCGATCGATGCGGCCACGCAGGTGCAGGCCTGGCGGCACGATCTCACGGACACCCCTCCCAAGAGTTGGGCCGAGGTGCTTGAACTGGCACGGGCCGGCAAGATTCTCATTCCGCTGCGCCCGCCCCATTCGCTGATGAGCTTTTACACGCTCTGCGGCAATATCGGGCGGCCCTGCGCGGTCGAAGGTCCGGGTGACTTGGTCAATGTTGAAACGGGGGTGCAGGTTTTTGAGATGCTGCGTGAAATCGCAGCTTTGATGGATCCGGCCTGTTTCGAAATGGACCCCATCGCCGTTCTCGAACAAATGGCAGCGCCCGAGACAACCGCTGTCGCCGCGCCGCTAATCTATGGTTATGTCAGCTATTCGGTGAAGGATTTCCGCCCAAGCCTCATCCGCTTCGGCGACATTCCTCCTGCGGGTAAAAGCGGGCCGGTGGGCTCGGCACTGGGCGGGACCGGCATTGCCGTCTCGGCTTTTTCTAAAAACCCCGATGCCGCGATCGACTTTGCCTACTGGATCGCCAGCGGTGATGTCCAGAAAGCGGGGTATGCGGCAGCCGGCGGACAACCCGGCCATGCGCAGGCGTGGGAGGATGCCGCCGTCAACCACGCCACCGCAGATTTCTATCGCGGCACCCGCGCAACGCTCGATGCCGCCTGGGTCCGGCCCCGTCATAACGGCTACATGGGCTTCCAGCAGGCGGCATCCGACCGTCTCAACGCAGGCCTGTTGCAGCGTCAATCCGCTAGGGCCGTCGTCGGTGACATCAATCGATTGTTCGCGGAGAGCTTTTGA
- a CDS encoding CaiB/BaiF CoA transferase family protein, whose amino-acid sequence MPADTDLPLAGLIVVDLSQFLSGPYCSLRLMDLGARVIKIERPDGGDLSRRLYLSDTEIGGDSTIFHAINRAKESLSIDLKDEKDLAALRTLLAQADVLIQNFRPGVIERLGLNYEAVKAINPRLVYASISGYGEEGPWVKRPGQDLLAQSRSGVMWLNGDEDQGPVPFGLAIGDMLAGAALAQGILAALVRRSVKGTGSHVETSLLEALVDFQFEVLTTHLNDGKRLPKRSNFRSAHAYLSAPYGVYAAADGYLAIAMTPIPKLADLLGMEELAPYRDTSSTWFTARDEIKALIAKRIATKTTDEWLAILEPADIWCARVLNWNELLESEGFQVLDMLQTVTRDDNISITTTRSPLRVNGVRAKVDRAAPRIGEHSQAIREEFGL is encoded by the coding sequence ATGCCAGCCGATACCGACCTACCCCTCGCCGGCCTGATCGTCGTCGATCTCAGCCAGTTCCTGTCCGGACCCTATTGCTCCCTAAGGCTGATGGATCTGGGTGCCCGCGTCATCAAGATCGAACGGCCGGATGGCGGCGACCTGTCGCGGCGGCTTTATCTGAGCGACACCGAGATCGGCGGCGATTCCACCATTTTCCATGCCATCAACCGCGCCAAGGAAAGCCTGTCCATCGATCTGAAGGACGAGAAGGATCTGGCTGCGCTGCGGACGTTGCTTGCCCAGGCCGATGTGCTGATCCAGAATTTCCGGCCGGGCGTGATCGAACGGCTGGGGCTGAATTACGAGGCCGTCAAGGCGATCAACCCACGCCTCGTCTATGCGTCGATCAGCGGTTACGGCGAGGAAGGCCCCTGGGTCAAGCGGCCCGGACAGGACCTCCTGGCGCAATCGCGCTCGGGCGTGATGTGGCTGAACGGCGATGAAGACCAGGGGCCTGTCCCGTTTGGCCTGGCGATCGGCGACATGCTGGCTGGTGCAGCACTGGCCCAAGGCATTCTCGCAGCGCTCGTGCGCCGCAGTGTCAAGGGCACCGGCAGCCATGTCGAGACCAGCCTGCTCGAAGCCCTCGTTGATTTCCAGTTCGAGGTGTTGACCACCCATCTCAACGACGGAAAGCGCTTGCCGAAACGGTCGAATTTCCGCAGTGCCCATGCCTATCTCTCTGCACCCTACGGCGTCTATGCGGCGGCCGACGGATATCTTGCCATCGCGATGACGCCGATCCCGAAACTTGCCGACCTGCTCGGCATGGAGGAACTGGCGCCTTACCGCGACACATCATCCACCTGGTTTACCGCCCGCGACGAGATCAAGGCGCTGATCGCCAAGCGCATCGCCACCAAGACGACGGATGAATGGCTGGCAATCCTGGAGCCGGCGGATATCTGGTGCGCGCGGGTGTTGAACTGGAACGAGCTTCTGGAAAGCGAAGGCTTCCAGGTTCTCGACATGCTGCAGACCGTGACCCGAGACGACAATATTTCAATCACGACGACCCGCTCGCCGCTGCGCGTCAACGGCGTGCGCGCCAAGGTCGATCGCGCCGCACCGCGCATCGGCGAACATAGCCAGGCTATTCGCGAAGAGTTCGGCCTATGA
- a CDS encoding MaoC family dehydratase, which produces MSATAPTVGVSSTHPSDMPEDHASLPVWNAENWFYEDWPAGQRIRSLRRTMAEGESHMFNMLVTDIHPYVQDQMFAEREGIFGRRLIAGAFVFSAGLGLVATNCVNAFSYGYDKLRFIKPVFIGDTIYAIRTNLEKTPRYKDMGLIRASYEIFKGEGELVLYCEHLQTVKYKNPADFAGKTEKQ; this is translated from the coding sequence ATGAGCGCGACTGCACCCACCGTTGGCGTGTCCTCCACCCACCCTTCCGACATGCCGGAAGACCATGCTTCGCTTCCGGTCTGGAATGCCGAAAACTGGTTCTACGAGGATTGGCCGGCAGGACAGCGCATCCGCTCCTTGCGTCGCACGATGGCCGAAGGCGAAAGCCACATGTTCAACATGCTGGTCACCGATATTCACCCTTATGTGCAGGATCAGATGTTTGCCGAGCGCGAAGGCATTTTCGGCAGGCGGCTGATTGCGGGAGCCTTCGTGTTCTCAGCCGGCCTCGGGCTTGTCGCCACCAATTGTGTCAATGCCTTTTCCTATGGCTATGACAAGCTGCGCTTCATCAAGCCGGTCTTCATCGGCGACACGATCTACGCGATCCGCACCAATCTCGAGAAGACGCCGCGCTACAAGGACATGGGCTTGATCCGCGCCAGCTATGAAATCTTCAAGGGCGAAGGCGAACTGGTGCTCTACTGCGAGCACCTGCAGACCGTGAAATACAAGAACCCCGCCGATTTTGCCGGCAAGACGGAAAAACAATAA
- a CDS encoding DUF6074 family protein has translation MSAALKDVRFSETEERVVPFPLSGQASTIRRCARELENVHGEEALQYWKRECRALAERLSNLGIGEDAVRNQVLSFQTEVQVEMMRRYSDRLAAEAQDGYTLNS, from the coding sequence ATGAGTGCTGCGTTGAAGGATGTGCGTTTTTCGGAAACGGAAGAACGGGTCGTACCGTTTCCCCTGTCGGGACAGGCCAGCACCATCAGACGCTGCGCGCGCGAGCTTGAAAACGTCCATGGCGAGGAAGCTCTGCAATATTGGAAAAGAGAATGCCGCGCGCTGGCCGAACGCCTGAGCAATCTCGGCATCGGTGAAGACGCCGTCCGCAACCAGGTCCTGTCGTTCCAGACGGAGGTCCAGGTCGAGATGATGCGGCGTTATTCGGACCGTCTGGCAGCTGAGGCGCAGGACGGCTACACGCTCAATTCCTGA
- a CDS encoding bifunctional aspartate transaminase/aspartate 4-decarboxylase translates to MTDYSSFAKLSPFELKDELIKLASAKENRTMLNAGRGNPNFMATLPRRAFFRLGLFAATESELSYSYMQKWIGGLPNIEGIEARFERFTTENRDQAGVAFLQRSLSYVRDQLGLSGSQFLHEMVEGILGCNYPVPPRMLKISEQIVRQYIVREMIGGSLSAGSVDVFAVEGGTAAMTYIFNTLKQNGLVTKGDKVAIGMPVFTPYIEIPELDEYGLKEVAINADPKQGWQYTDEELEKLKDPDIKVFFCINPSNPPSVKLDDRSLNKIADIVKNHRPDLIILTDDVYGTFADDFRSLFAICPNNTILIYSFSKYFGATGWRLGVIATHQDNILDGKLRELPKTTKTALDRRYGSLLPDVSSLKFIDRLVADSRTVALNHTAGLSTPQQVQMVLFSLFALMDENDVYKSTLKKVIRNREAALYRELGIPVTDNPNSVDYYTLLDLEEIALKLYGAEFAKWVKAEFSTNELLFRIADETGIVLLPGRGFGTQQPAGRASLANLNEFEYAAIGRSLRAMADEYYAVFKKKKT, encoded by the coding sequence ATGACCGACTATAGCAGCTTCGCCAAACTGAGCCCGTTCGAGCTCAAGGACGAACTGATCAAGCTGGCTTCGGCCAAGGAAAACCGGACCATGCTGAATGCAGGACGCGGCAATCCGAATTTCATGGCCACCCTGCCACGCCGCGCCTTCTTCCGGCTCGGGCTTTTTGCCGCCACGGAATCCGAGCTGTCCTATTCCTACATGCAGAAATGGATCGGCGGCCTGCCCAATATCGAAGGCATCGAGGCGCGCTTCGAGCGTTTCACGACCGAGAACCGCGATCAGGCCGGCGTTGCCTTCCTGCAGCGGTCGCTCAGCTATGTCCGCGACCAGCTCGGTCTCTCCGGCTCGCAATTCCTGCATGAAATGGTTGAAGGCATCCTCGGCTGCAATTATCCCGTCCCGCCGCGCATGCTGAAGATCAGCGAGCAGATCGTGCGCCAATATATCGTCAGGGAGATGATCGGCGGCTCGCTTTCGGCTGGTAGCGTCGATGTCTTCGCCGTTGAAGGCGGCACGGCGGCGATGACCTATATCTTCAACACGCTGAAGCAGAACGGCCTCGTTACCAAGGGCGACAAGGTGGCGATCGGCATGCCGGTCTTCACGCCCTATATCGAAATTCCGGAACTGGACGAATACGGCCTGAAGGAAGTGGCGATCAACGCCGATCCGAAACAGGGCTGGCAATATACCGATGAGGAACTTGAAAAGCTGAAGGACCCTGACATCAAGGTGTTCTTCTGCATCAATCCCAGCAACCCGCCGTCGGTGAAACTCGACGACCGCAGCCTCAACAAGATCGCTGATATCGTCAAGAACCACCGCCCGGACCTGATCATTTTGACCGATGACGTCTACGGCACCTTTGCCGATGACTTCCGCTCGCTGTTTGCCATTTGCCCGAACAACACCATCCTGATCTATTCGTTCTCGAAATATTTCGGCGCGACCGGCTGGCGCCTCGGCGTGATTGCCACCCACCAGGACAATATCCTCGATGGCAAGCTGCGGGAATTGCCCAAGACGACCAAGACTGCGCTGGACCGCCGCTATGGCTCCCTGCTGCCGGATGTCAGCTCGCTGAAATTCATCGACCGGCTGGTGGCCGACAGCCGCACCGTTGCCCTCAATCATACCGCCGGCCTATCGACGCCGCAGCAGGTGCAGATGGTCCTGTTCTCGCTGTTTGCGCTGATGGACGAGAACGATGTCTACAAATCGACCTTGAAGAAGGTGATCCGCAACCGTGAGGCCGCACTTTACCGCGAACTCGGAATTCCCGTCACCGACAACCCCAACTCGGTCGATTACTATACCCTGCTCGACCTGGAGGAGATTGCGCTGAAACTTTACGGCGCGGAATTTGCAAAATGGGTCAAGGCGGAATTCTCCACCAACGAACTGCTGTTCCGCATTGCCGACGAGACGGGGATCGTGCTCCTCCCCGGCCGCGGCTTCGGCACCCAGCAACCGGCTGGACGCGCCTCGCTCGCCAATCTCAACGAATTCGAATATGCGGCGATCGGCCGTTCGCTGCGCGCCATGGCGGACGAATATTACGCGGTATTCAAGAAAAAGAAGACATAA
- the aspT gene encoding aspartate-alanine antiporter: MSFLQSIFQQSPEIALFLSLAGGYWIGKFQFGKFQLGGVAGSLLVAVVLSQIGITIDNGIKAVLFALFIYAVGFESGPQFFRSLGRKSIREIVMAAVLAISGLVTVVVLAKMFGLDKGLAAGIAAGGLTQSAIIGTASSAIGKLGLAADETQRLQANVAIGYAVTYIFGSFGAIIVCVNILPWFMGRSIRDEAVKAEAEMLAGAKVYGPGETPALPDLVGRLFQVLQAAGRTISEIERSATGAALAIERVKRAGAIIGVEPDLKLQTGDIVLVVGRRAGVVGMADTIGPETQSSDGMDMVVATRDVVVGNKEFAGKTVAEIIEATKELRHGVFVLQVKRGGNPLTLVADTRIEAGDLVTVHGLQEDLQRIAKRVGTVITPSDKTDFVFHGLGIVIGLLIGLAVIRIGSIPLTLGSGGGALLAGLAFGWYRSRNMTLGNMPTAASTLLRDLGLAGFVAVVGLQSGQQAVHTIAANGISIFLIGVVVTILPLIITMLVGRYILRYDNTAIFAGALSGSRSANPAFGEILDKAGNTVPTTPFAITYALANVFLTLLGPLVVAFV, encoded by the coding sequence ATGTCATTCCTGCAGTCGATTTTTCAACAATCTCCTGAAATTGCTCTGTTTCTTTCCCTGGCCGGTGGATATTGGATTGGCAAGTTCCAATTCGGAAAATTCCAGCTCGGCGGTGTCGCCGGCTCGCTTCTGGTTGCAGTCGTGCTCAGCCAGATCGGCATCACCATCGACAACGGCATCAAGGCCGTCCTTTTCGCGCTGTTCATTTACGCCGTCGGCTTCGAGAGCGGCCCGCAATTCTTCCGCTCGCTTGGGCGCAAGTCGATCCGGGAAATTGTCATGGCTGCCGTGCTTGCCATCAGCGGGCTTGTTACCGTCGTCGTGCTCGCCAAGATGTTTGGTCTCGACAAGGGACTTGCAGCCGGGATCGCCGCCGGTGGCCTCACCCAATCGGCGATCATCGGCACCGCCAGTTCAGCCATCGGCAAGCTCGGCCTTGCCGCTGACGAAACGCAACGCCTGCAGGCCAATGTCGCGATCGGCTATGCCGTCACCTATATTTTCGGCTCCTTTGGGGCGATCATCGTCTGCGTCAACATTCTGCCCTGGTTCATGGGCCGCAGCATCCGGGACGAGGCGGTCAAGGCCGAGGCCGAGATGCTGGCGGGTGCCAAGGTCTATGGACCTGGGGAAACCCCTGCCCTTCCCGATCTCGTCGGACGGCTGTTCCAGGTTCTTCAGGCTGCGGGGCGCACGATCTCGGAAATCGAAAGGAGCGCAACCGGGGCAGCACTTGCCATCGAGCGGGTAAAGCGCGCGGGCGCCATCATCGGCGTCGAACCCGATCTCAAATTGCAAACCGGCGACATTGTTCTCGTTGTCGGCCGCCGCGCAGGCGTGGTCGGCATGGCAGACACGATCGGGCCTGAAACCCAATCCTCCGACGGTATGGACATGGTCGTGGCGACGCGGGATGTCGTCGTCGGCAACAAGGAGTTTGCCGGCAAAACGGTTGCCGAGATCATCGAGGCGACCAAGGAGTTGCGCCACGGCGTCTTCGTGCTCCAGGTCAAGCGCGGCGGCAACCCGCTGACGCTTGTGGCCGATACCCGCATCGAGGCGGGTGACCTCGTCACCGTGCACGGCTTGCAGGAAGACCTGCAGCGCATCGCCAAGCGGGTGGGCACTGTGATCACCCCCAGCGACAAGACCGATTTCGTCTTCCATGGGCTGGGTATCGTCATCGGTTTGCTGATCGGCCTTGCGGTCATCCGCATCGGCTCCATTCCGTTGACGCTCGGCAGCGGCGGCGGCGCGCTGCTCGCCGGCCTTGCCTTCGGCTGGTACCGCAGCCGCAACATGACGCTCGGCAATATGCCGACGGCCGCCTCTACATTGCTGCGCGATCTCGGCCTTGCCGGCTTCGTCGCTGTCGTCGGGCTGCAATCCGGCCAACAGGCCGTGCACACGATCGCGGCAAACGGCATTTCGATCTTCCTGATCGGCGTCGTCGTCACCATCCTGCCGCTGATCATCACCATGCTCGTCGGCCGCTACATCCTGCGCTACGACAATACCGCCATCTTCGCCGGTGCGCTTTCCGGCTCGCGCAGCGCCAATCCCGCCTTTGGCGAAATCCTCGACAAGGCAGGAAATACCGTCCCCACCACACCCTTCGCCATTACCTACGCGCTCGCCAACGTCTTCCTGACACTGCTTGGCCCGCTCGTCGTCGCCTTCGTCTGA